The Gemmatimonadaceae bacterium sequence GAGTTCCTGGCCCCCCTCGTCGAACGCATCGACGCCGACGGTTCGGACCTTCAACTGCTCGTCGCGACGGGTGACGCGGACGCCGCCGCCGCCGTGATCGCCGCGGCCGTTCGCCTGATCGGCGACCGACCGATCCGCGTCCTCGCCGCGACGTCCACCGCGCGCGCATCGCGCCTCGCTCGACTCCGAACGCCGCAGCTCATAGCGGCCACGCCGACTACCCTCGTCGAGCTCATCCGCGCCAGCGCGATCAAGCTCGCCGACCTTCGCGCGATTTGTATCGCCTGGGCCGATGAGGTGGTCGCGCGTGACGAGTCGGCGTCGCTCGAGACTCTGATGGCCGAGGTGCCCAAGACTGCCGCTCGCACCATCGTGGCGTCGATCGTCACCCCCGCGGTGGACGAATTGGTCGAACGATACGCCCGCCGTGCCCGCCGAGAAGCCGCGCAAGTTCCGGCGAGCAACGAGCCCATCGCGCTCGAATACGTACTCGTGTCGCCCGCCGCGCGCTCCACGACGTTGCGCCGGTTGCTCGACGAGCTCGATCCGGAGTCGGCCACAGTCTTCGCGCGCGAAGCTGAAAGCCGGGCCTCCGTCGGCAATCAACTTCGCTCGCTCGGCTACGCCGGAGACGGCGACGTGCGGTGTGCCGTGGCCGCGGCCCCCGGAACGGCGTTGACCGTCCTCTACGACTTGCCAGCCACGCACGAAGAGCTCCGCGAAGCCGTCGCGGGCGCGGCTCGTCGCATCGCGATCATTCAGCCGCGCCAACTTGAGAGCCTGCGGGCGCTGGCCCTCAACGGCGTGCTCAAACCGCATCGACTGCCAGAAACCGCGGCGGCGTCGCGCGCGCGCGACGCGAGCGTGTTGGCGCAGCTTCGCGCGACGCTCGAGGCTGGAACGGTATCGCGCGAGCTGCTTTCGCTGGAGCCGCTGCTCGACGAGTACGACGGCGTCGAGGTGGCGGCGGCAGCCCTCAAGCTCCTCGAGCACGAACGATTGGCCGAGCGCGCGCGAGTCGCGGCGCAGACACGTGCGCCCCAAGGCGAAGGCTCGGCCGTCGCCGCGCGCGCGCCTACGGGTCCGATGGTCAGTCTGTTCGCGAGCGTCGGCGAACGCGACGGGATTCGCCCCGCGGACCTCGTCGGGATGATCACGAGCAAGGCGGGCGTCGCGGGAAGCGACGTCGGACGCATCGACATCCGCGATTCTCACTCGACGATCGAAGTCGCGAGTGAGCTCGCCGACCAGATCATCGATCGAGCGTCCGGAACGATCCTCAAGGGTCGTCGCGCTCTCTTGAAGCGCGACGAACGGCCGGCTCGTCGGGAGGACCGGCCGTTCCGCCGCGAAGGCGCGCCGCGTCGAGAGGGGGGTGGGCCGCGTCGCGAGGGTGCTCCGCGCCGCGACGGAGGAGGACGCGACGAACGGCGTCCGCGTGAAGCGCGCGGCGGTTTCCGCGCCCGTGATCGTGACGACGACCGGCCGCGCCGTGGCCGCGACGACGATGACCGGCCTCGCCGCGGTCCGCGCGGCCCGCGCCCGACGCCGCGCGCGTGATTTCGGACGGATCGTTTTCCAGCGGCCGCGCCGGATGGATCGAAGTGATTTGCGGCGTGATGTTCAGCGGCAAGAGTGAAGAGCTCATTCGGCGCGTGCGCCGGGCGATCATCGCGAAGAAGAAGGTGCAGGTCTTCAAATCGCACCTCGACGAGCGGTATTCCGGCATCTACCAGGTGTCGAGTCACGACGGCCGGACGGTGAACGCCGAGCCTGTGGACACGACGGAACAAATCGCGCGGTCGCTCCTGCCCGACACGCAAGTCGTCGCGATCGACGAAGCGCAATTCCTCGACGCCGGCATCGTCGACCTCGTGACGTCGTTCGCGAATCGCGGGCTGCGCGTCATCGTGGCCGGAACGGACACCGATTTTCGCGGCGAACCGTTCGGCGCGATGCCGCAGTTGCTCACCGTCGCGGAAGTGGTCGACAAGCTCCACGCGATCT is a genomic window containing:
- a CDS encoding DbpA RNA binding domain-containing protein, producing MSSVDRDPASHAVSRGQNAVIVLPHDWASIAEFLAPLVERIDADGSDLQLLVATGDADAAAAVIAAAVRLIGDRPIRVLAATSTARASRLARLRTPQLIAATPTTLVELIRASAIKLADLRAICIAWADEVVARDESASLETLMAEVPKTAARTIVASIVTPAVDELVERYARRARREAAQVPASNEPIALEYVLVSPAARSTTLRRLLDELDPESATVFAREAESRASVGNQLRSLGYAGDGDVRCAVAAAPGTALTVLYDLPATHEELREAVAGAARRIAIIQPRQLESLRALALNGVLKPHRLPETAAASRARDASVLAQLRATLEAGTVSRELLSLEPLLDEYDGVEVAAAALKLLEHERLAERARVAAQTRAPQGEGSAVAARAPTGPMVSLFASVGERDGIRPADLVGMITSKAGVAGSDVGRIDIRDSHSTIEVASELADQIIDRASGTILKGRRALLKRDERPARREDRPFRREGAPRREGGGPRREGAPRRDGGGRDERRPREARGGFRARDRDDDRPRRGRDDDDRPRRGPRGPRPTPRA
- a CDS encoding thymidine kinase → MISDGSFSSGRAGWIEVICGVMFSGKSEELIRRVRRAIIAKKKVQVFKSHLDERYSGIYQVSSHDGRTVNAEPVDTTEQIARSLLPDTQVVAIDEAQFLDAGIVDLVTSFANRGLRVIVAGTDTDFRGEPFGAMPQLLTVAEVVDKLHAICMVCGNPASRNQRLIGGQPARYDSPTIMVGSNESYEARCRACHSVPRRDEDQGRLL